AAACCGGCTTCATGGAACTGTTCATCCGCAATGCGCCGCGTCGCGCGTAGCGCGACCTTGATGCCTGGAACGTTCTTCGCTTGTCTGCTGGATTGGCCACAGTCCGCACGCTGTAGGAGCGCGCGCCGCAATGCCTTACACTTGCTAAGTCGGAATGGCATGCTCGTCAATCAGTTGTTCAAGGAGGGAAACGTCCGTGGCAAATGAAAAAATGTTGGCGCAGATTTCGGAGAAGGCGGGCTTCATCGCCGCACTCGATCAAAGCGGCGGCTCGACGCCTGGCGCATTGCGGCAGTACGGCATTCCTGACGACGCCTATAACGGCGACGCCGAAATGTTCAAGCTGATCCATGAAATGCGCGTGCGCATCATCACCGCCCCGGCCTTCACGGGAGAGAAAGTCATCGCGGCGATTCTCTTCGAAGCCACGATGGATGGGCAGGCGCAAGGCAAGCCAGTGCCTTCGTTTCTATGGAAAGACCGCGGCGTCGTGCCGTTCCTCAAGGTCGACAAGGGGCTCGAAGCAGAAAGCGACGGCGTGCGTCTGATGAAGCCGATTCCCGGACTCGACGCGTTGCTGGCGCGTGCGGGCAAACTCGGCATCTTTGGCACGAAGATGCGCTCGGTCATCGAGCAGAACTCTCCGGCGGGAATTGCAGCCGTCGTCAAACAGCAGTTCGAATACGGCGCGCAGATCGATGCGGGCGGCCTCATGCCGATCCTCGAACCCGAAGTATCGATCAAGACGCCCGACAAGGCCGGCGCAGAAAAGACGCTGCGCGACGAGATTCTCAAAGGCCTCGATGCGCTACCCGCCGGCAAGCAGGTGATGCTCAAGCTGACCATTCCCGATGTCGCCGATTTCTACAAACCGCTGATCGATCACCCGCGCGTATTGCGCGTGGTGGCGCTGTCGGGCGGTTATACGCGCACGGAAGCCTGCAAGCTGCTCGCAAAGAATCACGGCATGATCGCGAGCTTTTCGCGGGCGCTCATCAACGACCTGAAGAAATCGATGAGCGACAGCGAGTTCAATGCAAAGCTGTCCGAAGCCATCGACGAGATTTACGACGCGTCTGCCCTCAAGGTCTGAGCGGCATGTGCACGCGAGGCCGCGCGCCATCGGGTGCGCGGCTTCGCCATGCTTCGCATCAGCGCTGCATGTCAATGCGCGGTCGGCGGGACGTCGGGGTCCACATAATCGCTGCGCGAAATCCAGTACGGATCGCGGTTGTAATACGTGTGCAGCGATTCTCCCCACCTCAAATCGGCCATGCTTGGCCAATGGTCCTTGTCGAAGCCCGGTTCCTCCTTCAGACGCCGCGCGCTGATATCGACGTGAAAGCACTTTTGCGCGGTATCGAGTGTGAGCGCGCTCCACGGGATTGCGTGCAGCTTCGCGCCCATGCCGAGAAAGCCGCCTTCGGACAGCACCGCATAGGCGATGCGCCCGCTGCGCACGTCGAGCATGATGTCACTGATCTTGCCGACATGTTCTGCGTCGGACGAATACACCTTGGTTCCGTCGAGCGTCGCGGCCGCCATCACTTCCGGCCCCGGACCTTCTCCGACGCCGCCGCCGACGATGCCTGCACCACCCGTCTTGCGCGATTGCGGATTGATAGAGCCCATTGCTTGCCTCCTTGTGAAAGTGAGTGTTGGTAAGGCGCGCAATAGCTGTTCCCGCCTGGCGGCAAGCCGGCATTTGAGCGTTTAACGGAAAACATTACCTTCCAGTACGAGACGTCGGTTTATTTTTCCGGGCGACACGCTGCCACGCGACATCGCGCCGCGCCGCTGCTGCGCTGGAAAACATAGCATCTGCTTCTTACGCCGTTCGCCCGCCGCCCCTACGATGGACACATGAAAACGCGCGACGGGCGCGCGTCGCAGGAGAACTGGAATGGCTTTGCTGAACATGATGCGCATGGTGTTGTGGAGTTTCTTCGGCGTACGGCGCGGCGCTGGACACGAAGCCGATCTGGCGACCGTCAAACTGCCGCTGCTGCCCGTCATGGCCGTCGTGCTTGCGCTGTGCTTCGGCGGGCTGCTGTTTGCGTTTGCCAGAATCGCCGTGACCGTCGCGCATTAACGTGTTATTGCTGCACCGCTTGCGCAATCAGATCGCCCAGCACCCGGATCGCACGCTCGATATCCGCGTGCCACGGATGTCCGAAGTTCAAGCGCACACAGTTGCGGAAGTTGCGCGACGCCGAGAAGATCGGCCCAGGCGCGAGGCTCACGCCCTGCTCGATCGCCTGTCTGTGAAGCGCCAATGCATCGACGTGCTCGGGCAGTTCGAGCCACACGAAATAGCCACCCGAAGGCGTCGTCCATTTCACGCCTTCAGGCATCGCGCGACGTAGCGCGAGATTCATCGCCTCGAGTTGCACGCGCAACGCCGCGCGCAGCTTGCGCAGATGCCTGTCGTAGCCGCCGTGCTGCAAATAATCGGCAATGCCCGCTTGCACGGGAATGCTCGCCGCCAGCGTCGTCATCAATTTCGTCCGTTGTACTTTCTCCGCGAATCGCCCTGCCGCCGCCCAGCCGATCCGGTAGCCGGGCGCCAGCGTCTTCGAGAAAGAACTGCAGTGCATCACGAGGCCTTTGCGGTCGAAGGCTATCGCG
This Paraburkholderia phymatum STM815 DNA region includes the following protein-coding sequences:
- a CDS encoding fructose bisphosphate aldolase, whose amino-acid sequence is MANEKMLAQISEKAGFIAALDQSGGSTPGALRQYGIPDDAYNGDAEMFKLIHEMRVRIITAPAFTGEKVIAAILFEATMDGQAQGKPVPSFLWKDRGVVPFLKVDKGLEAESDGVRLMKPIPGLDALLARAGKLGIFGTKMRSVIEQNSPAGIAAVVKQQFEYGAQIDAGGLMPILEPEVSIKTPDKAGAEKTLRDEILKGLDALPAGKQVMLKLTIPDVADFYKPLIDHPRVLRVVALSGGYTRTEACKLLAKNHGMIASFSRALINDLKKSMSDSEFNAKLSEAIDEIYDASALKV
- a CDS encoding PRC-barrel domain-containing protein, which translates into the protein MGSINPQSRKTGGAGIVGGGVGEGPGPEVMAAATLDGTKVYSSDAEHVGKISDIMLDVRSGRIAYAVLSEGGFLGMGAKLHAIPWSALTLDTAQKCFHVDISARRLKEEPGFDKDHWPSMADLRWGESLHTYYNRDPYWISRSDYVDPDVPPTAH
- a CDS encoding DUF2970 domain-containing protein yields the protein MALLNMMRMVLWSFFGVRRGAGHEADLATVKLPLLPVMAVVLALCFGGLLFAFARIAVTVAH